A stretch of the Macaca mulatta isolate MMU2019108-1 chromosome 16, T2T-MMU8v2.0, whole genome shotgun sequence genome encodes the following:
- the SPACA3 gene encoding sperm acrosome membrane-associated protein 3, which produces MLLALVSLLSCLLPSSEAKVYSRCELARVLQDFGLDGYRGYSLADWVCLAYFTSGFNTAAVDHEADGSTNNGIFQISSRRWCRNLTPNAPNMCGMYCSDLLNPNLKDSVICAMKITQEPQGLGYWEAWRHHCQGKDLTDWVDGCDF; this is translated from the exons ATGTTGTTGGCTCTGGTCTCTCTGCTCAGCTGCCTGCTACCCTCCAGTGAGGCCAAGGTCTACAGTCGCTGTGAACTGGCCAGAGTGCTACAGGACTTCGGGCTGGACGGATACCGGGGATACAGCCTGGCTGACT GGGTCTGCCTTGCTTATTTCACAAGCGGTTTCAACACAGCTGCTGTGGACCACGAGGCTGACGGGAGCACCAACAACGGGATCTTCCAGATCAGCAGCCGGAGGTGGTGCAGAAACCTCACTCCCAACGCCCCCAACATGTGCGGGATGTACTGCTCAG ATTTGTTGAATCCTAATCTCAAGGATTCCGTTATCTGTGCCATGAAGATCACCCAAGAGCCTCAGGGTCTGGGTTACTG GGAGGCCTGGAGGCATCACTGCCAGG